The Halomicrobium zhouii region TCGCTATAAGGATTACGTCCCTCTTTGGATAGTGATAAGTTAGTGGCATTGTGCCAGCGAACGAAGGTTTGAAGCCATGATTCGGCGGTTTCTGGTTCGACTTGACTGAAGCAATTCGAGAACAACGAGGTTCGACGCTTCAGTTCTCAAAAGATTCGTTCGACAGCGTTCGATTTCTGTGGCGAGACATCTGAAATCGGAGCCCAGGACGTTGCAGTGCAGTTTGGAGCACATGAGCGTCGTCAGCGACAAATCTAGCGGTTTCGACACTATGTTTATGCTGCAGATCTTATAGAGATCTCTTGGTAAGGGCCTATCCGGCGGGCAATTTGCCGAAACTCGACATCAAGAGGTCCACAACGAACGATTGAATACCCAGTGCTATCGACGGCGAGGGTTCAAATCGCACTCCAAAATACATTGATTAGTCCGTCTTTACCCCCACACTGGCGATCGGCTTCCGGCATTGATAACCAAGGATATTCCCCCACATCACTTTTCGCGTCAAACTAAACTTTGTCGTCGGTCCATGCAATAGCTATAGATGCGAGGAGGAGAAGAAACACGTGTGACATCCGAAAAGGCCATCGACGCGATCCGTCCTCTGGTCGAGGAACACTTCGAAAGGAAAGACGACGACTTCGTGCCGGGAGAGAGTACGATACAGCTCAGTCGGCCGACGTTCGGGCCCGACGAGGTGACTGAGGCCGTCGAATCGCTCCTCTCGACGTTCGTCACGATGGGCGAGAAAGTCGATCAGTTCGAAGAGAAGTGGTCGGACTACGTCGATACCCGGTACTCCCACATGGTGAATTCAGGGTCGTCAGCGAACCTGTTAGCACTGAAGGCACTGCAGGGAGACGTGATCGAACCGGGTGACGAGGTCATCGTTCCGGCCGTCGCGTGGTCGACGAGTCTGTTCCCCATCGTTGACATCGGAGCGGCACCAGTCCTCGTCGACATCGACCCGGAGACGTACACCATCGATCCAGAGGCCTTCGAGAATGCGATCTCCGACAGGACTGAGGCCGTGGTACTTGTCCACCTGCTCGGGAACCCGTGCGATCTGGACTCTATCGTCGATATCTGCGACGCTCACGACATTACCATCGTCGAGGACTGCTGTGAGGCACACGGTGCCAGATACGACGGGCAAGACGTCGGGACGTTCGGGGACGTCGGCACCTACAGCTTCTTCTTCTCCCATCACATCTCGACGATTGAGGGCGGGATGGTAATCACGGACGACGAGACGATCAGCGAACGAGTCCGAATGGCGCGAGCTCACGGCTGGATCCGCGAACTCGACGATACCGAAGACGTGACCGAGGCGCACCCCGACATCGATCCCCGGTTCCTCTTTGCGAGCCATGGCTACAACCTCCGGCCGACCGAGATTCAAGGCGCGTTCGGTATCCACCAGGTCGACAAACTGGACCAGTTCGTGAAGCAGCGGCGTCAGAACGCCGCGGAGATCACGAGCAGGCTCTCCGAATACGACGACGTATTCAGGTTCTTCGAAGAGGACGAACGTGCGTACTGTTCCTGGTTCGCGTATCCCTTCCAGGTCCGGGAAAGCGCACCGTTCTCACGCGACGATTTCCAGCGCTACCTCGAGGAGAACAACATCGAAACGCGGCCGATCCTAGCCGGGAACCTCGCACGCCAACCGATCCTCGAAGAAATCGACCATCGGGTATCGGGTGCTCTAAGTGGAGCACAGCAGATTCACGACACAGGGCTGTTCATCGGCAATCACCACCGGCTCGACGACGAGATGATCGACTACATCGTATCAATCGTCGAGGAATATGTCGAGTCACAAACTTGAACCAGTATCCATATAGGTAGCGATACGAACGAGCGTTCATGGACCTTCAGGGAAAACGAATCGTCGTCACGGGCGGTGCTGGGTTCCTCGGCTCCCACGTCGTCGAAGAGTTGGAGTCGCGTGGGTACTCTCACATCACGGTCCCGAGAAGCGATCAGTACGACCTGCGTGACCCCGACGACATCCAGTCTCTGTTCGACGACGAGAGCCCGGACGTCGTGATCCACCTCGCTGGCACAGTCGGTGGAATCGGCGTGATGGACGAAAAGCCGGGTGAGATATTCTACGATAACGCTATTATGGGTATCGAGCTGCTCGAGGCTGCGCGGCGGGCAGACGTCGAGAAGTTCGTTTCGATCGGGTCGGTGTGTGCGTACCCGAAACACACCTCGGTCCCGTTCGACGAGGAGTCGCTGTGGGACGGATACCCGGAAGAGACGCACGCGCCGTACGGGATCGCGAAGAAACTCCCGCTCGTACAGAGCCAGGCTTACCGACAGCAGTACGGGTTCGACGGGATCTATCTGCTACCCGTCAATCTGTACGGTCCCAGAGACGATTTCGACCCCGAGACGTCGCACGTCATTCCCTCGATCATCCGGAAAGTAGACGAGGCGATGCGTCGCGGCAACGATACGATCACGGCCTGGGGAACCGGTGAACCCACCCGTGAGTTCCTCTACGTGGAGGACGCCGCCGAGGCTATCGTCGAGGCGACGATATCATACGACGAACCTTTACCGATGAATCTCGGGTCCAGCGAAGAGATTTCGATCCGGGAACTGGTGAACATGATCATTGACACGATGGGATTCGACGGGGAGATCGTCTGGGACAGGTCGAAACCTGACGGACAACCGCGTCGGTGTCTCGACGTCTCCCGTGCGAGAGAGCACCTGAATTGGGAAGCGGCGACGGAATTCGACGATGGCCTTTCGGAAACGATCGAGTGGTATCGTGACAACAGGATCGACCTGATTGAGTAACGCAAAACGATTTAACTGAGGGAAACTGCGTAGGCATATCACATGTCTAAGAGAGCACTCATAACTGGCGTCACCGGACAGGACGGTTCTTATCTGGCAGAGATTCTACTAGATAAGGGATACGAAGTCCACGGAACCATTCGACGCGGATCTACGTTCAACACACAGCGTATCGACCATATCTTTCAGGATCCCCACGACGACCAGATCCCGTTTCATACGCACTACGGTGAGATGACCGATGCGAGCAATATCAGTCGATTGATCGAGGATATCGAGCCTGACGAAATCTACAATCTCGCCGCACAGAGCAACGTCGCAGTTTCGTTTGACCAGCCCCAGTACACTACGGACACCAACGCTCTCGGGACACTTCGAGTTCTGGATGCGATCCGTGAATCCAGAATCGATACTCGGTTCTATCACGCTTCTACCAGCGAACTCTACGGCGGTCAAACGAGTGAGCCGTTGAACGAACAGTCTCCGTTCCGGCCGCGTAGCCCGTACGCCTGTTCGAAACTGTACGCCCACTGGATCACTATCAACTACCGGCAGTCGTACGGCCTCCACGCTAGCAACGGGATCTGCTTCAATCACGAATCGCCTCGACGCGGGAAGCGATTCGTGACGCGAAAGATTACCCGCGCTGTTGCGAAGATCAACGCCGGCTACCAGGACAAACTGTATCTTGGCAACCTCGACGCGAAGCGCGACTGGGGATACGCTCCCGAGTATGTCGAAGGGATGTGGCAGATCGTGAATCAGGATGATCCGGACGATTACGTCCTCGCCACGGGCGAGACGAATACCGTCCGCGAGTTCGCGACGAAGGCCTTCGAGGTGATTGGAATTGACATCACGTGGGAAGGCGATGGCGTCGACGAACGGGGGATCGACAGTTCAACGGGCGAGAAGCTGGTCGAAGTCGATCCCCGGTACTTCAGGCCCAACGAGGTCGACACTCTCATCGGCGATCCGACCAGGGCAGAGACCGAACTCGGCTGGAAAGCCGAAACGTCGCTCGACGGGCTGGTCGAACGGATGGTCCAGAACGACGTCGACAAGGTTGAAACCGAGGGTGAAGTCGGTCTAGACTATCTGTGACGTACGGGGCTGGACCCATGAGCGGAACAGAAATCGAGCTGTTAGCGGAGATACATCTATCCCTCTGTAACCGTAGGGCGAGAGAATGAGAGACCGGCTCACCATGGACGTCAAAGGATTCAACGAACGGCATTTCGATCTCGTTATCTTGCTCGCACTGCTGTATCTGATTGTTTATTCTCTGTATCCGACGTATCTGGCATTCGAGACCACGCTAGAGCACGTCTTGATTATACTCTTCGTATTGTTGCATCTTTCCGGGTTCTACGCCTTCGCCCGGTATTACGATCTCAAACCTGTAGCATTTCGAATACCATCACCGCTCGAACCGAACAGATGGCTGACGCTGGCGGCCCTGGGATATCTCCTTCTTCAGGCCGTCGCAATGCCGAGGGTCATCCCCACTGGTGGCGATGTCGCGTCACACGCGACGATAAACTTCATCTTCCACAGACATATCAACAACGCCGGGTTGTTTGGAACCCCGGCGGTTGTGAAAGTAGCAGCAGTTCTGCTGATCCTGCTGGCACTACTGTATTGTATCTCAACAGTTGACCAAGTCAACCCCGCTCTCCTACTTGGTGGTGTCTTCGTTGTTGGCCTGCTTGCTCTCCGCTATGATATGACTACTGGTGAACAGATGAGGGCCAGCATGCCCGACTACTTCATCTCCAACGTCGTTCGATTCCCCCCGTTTGCCGCTCTGATTTACATCTTCTCGACTGCCCTGTTCGGCTACAGCGAACCGGTTATTCTGGGGATCCAGAGCGTTTTCTTCATTCTGTCGTCGATTGTCCTGTACAATCTCGCCAGACAGTATCGCGGCGAGACGGTCGCGCTTGGTGCGGCAGTGGTGTTTCTCTTCTCACCGATATCGATCTTTTACGGCCATCTCACGTATATTGAGCCAGCGATGACGTTCTTCATGCTGTTGTCTACGTATTATTTATTCCAATACGTACAATCCAAAGAGGTCTCAGAACTAGTGTTGGCCTCTATCCTCCTGTCGGCCGCCTTCCTTTTCAAACGGCCTGCAATCGTCGCTACACCCCTTCTCTTGTTGTCTGTCGTCTACTTGAACCGACATAACTGGACTATCACGATTCGAGATCTTACTGGTGTGTATCTCGGAACTGCACCGATGATACCGTGGCTCTACGTCAGCAACAAATACGTCTGGCGGAGCTACGATTTCACACCGGGAAATTGGCTCAGTGAATCAGCTTTCACGTATCTGTTTGCCCTTCCTGGCCAAGTCACTGTATTCGTGTCTGCGCTCTTTCTGGTAGGGCTTCCAGTAGCGGTGTACTCCGAGAGAGACGCGTTCACCGCCTATTCCATCGGAATAATCGGAATTTTCTACGTCTTCTTCACGTCAGACGCCTGGTTAGGAGTGCACCGGTTCGTGTTACCGTACCTTCCATTCGTGATCGTCATCGCGGTTTCCGCAATTTCAGTCGTCAAACGTTCAGTCGGCACCCAGCAGCTGAACTACGCTGTCGGTGGTCTCGTCATACTGGTCATTCTCTCCCAGCTCGCGATTCCGCCGGCTATCTCGGGATCGATGTATACGGTCTCGGACCAATCGGACACGCCCAGAGATGTTATAGCGGAGTACAGATACGATCTCGCTTTCCAATACGTTGACTCGACTGTTGCAGAGGACCAAGTCGTGATCTCGCTCCATCAGGCATGTTGCCCACCACACAGGTTTTATCTGCGAAAATCCGGGATGGGACGATCAATACTTGCTATCACGCCAGATAGTAAGGTCGAATCAGAGGCCGATTTAGCAGACGTTATCGTCAAGCGAGAAGCGGATGTTGTTTTAATTCCGGTGTACGGCAACACTATTATCTCTGAGCAGGCACTGGATTCCGTCAACCAGTACGGCTACGTCGACAACGTAACCAGTGTCGGTAACGGCCGTGGGACGATACGTATCATTCACGTAAATAAGACAGTGGCGGCAAGCACTACCAGCCCTCAATACTAGTCTAGACAAATCATCAGTATCGCGACTACCTCCAGAAGAGTTAATGTATTCGATTTTCGTTTTCCTAGCAATGGATGTATCTATAGTCATCTTAACGCTCAATGAGTACGAAGGAGTCAAAGAGATTCTTCCACGTATTCAAGATGAATGGGCGAACGAAATTCTCTTTGTGGATGGTGGGTCCACCGACGGTACGGTCGAATTCGCCAGAGAAAGTGGTTACCAAGTAGTCCAACAGTCTAAACCAGGACGAGGGAACGCCTTTAGGGAGGGGCTTGCGAAAACGTCCGGCGACATTATCGTCTTTTTCAGCCCCGACGGGAACGAAGTCCCAGAAGATATACCGAAACTCGTCGATCGAGTCAAAGACGGGTACGATATGGCCATCGCATCACGATTCGCTTCAGGGGCTGAGACAGATGATGCTACGCCGTTGCACTGGTTCGGCAATAGGCTGTTTACAGTGACAATTAATTCACTATTCGGCGGGTCGCTAATGGATGCGGTTAATGGATTCCGAGCTATCCGGCGAGACTGCATGGAATCAATAGATACAGATGCTGATCACTTCGACATCGAAGTGCAAATGACGATGCGGGCACTCAATGATGGATATTCTATCTGTGAGATCCCGACCCACGAGCCAGAACGAATCGGAGGCGAACCAGAGTTATCGACGTTTATCGATGGAATGCGGTTGATGCGAACAATTCTACGGGAGTACCACACGACGAAATTAAGGTGAGAGTTGGCCCACTAAAATTCTGCTGGAATGGGCAATGAGTAAGCCGAGTTCAATTTGTTTAACATCTTACTGCTCAAGAGCCAACGTCCACACCGACCAATGAAACACCGACGAATATGAGAAACGTTCCCACGAATGTCATTGTGTCTACTTGTTCGCCGAGCAGAAACGCACTCGTCAAAACCACCAGAGCATAGGTAAGCCCTAAAAATGGGAACGCAACTGAGAGATTGGTTTCCGTCAGTGTAACGACATAGAGAACTAAACTGAATCCATACAGCAAGATTCCAGCAACGAGTGGTATTGGGATAGAGGTAGCGAAAGAAACAGGACTAACTTGAGAAAATGAAGGAATGGAATCAGCCCCCAGTTTAAGTAACAACTGAGCACTAGTATTGAGCACCACCACAACTAGAAGTTGAAGGAGTATTCGATTCATAGAACGAAGGATTTCATGGGCACTCTGGACATTTTATACGGTTTGCTTAAAAGTGTGGCGTTTGCGATGGTGCAACTAAGTCGCTTGATTATTCGTGGTAGGTGAAATCTCAAGGGCGGCACCGATTTGTTCTACGCACGATTAATCGCCAATCTTGTAGTCTTTAACTCCTGCAAAGATGTGTGTCGATCTCTAGGGTGGAAAGGGTTCAGACAAACCAACATTGACACCACGCCAAAACAAATATGTGTGGATTATCCAACTGTTCGCGTATGGCCGCCTATCGGTTCCGGGTCAAGTATGACTGTGAGCCGACGTCGCTGTGGCGGGACATCGTCGTCGGCGCGGAAAGGACCATCGCTGAGTTACAAACAGAAATTAACGCCGCGGTCGGACTCGACCAAGATCACCTGTGGTTCGTCGGGACCGACGAAAACTACTGGAACAGCGACGTCGCCTGCCAGAATCCACGAGAGTACGAAGAATAACCCAGTCCCAGCCCGTTGCCGGACCTCGGGCAGAGTGAGAACGCGGGCCCCGTAACCATTGGTGAGCTGACCCGACAGCTCGGGCTCGAACAGTACGACCGGATTAGCTACCTCTACGACTACGGGGACGAGTGGCGCTTCTACGGCATCCTCAAAGAGATACTGAGCGACGAGCCGAACGACGCGGAGCCGACGGTCGTGAAAGCGAAGGGCGACTCCATTGACCAGTACGAACGGACGAGCCCAAGCGAAAGCGCTGACGACGAAGCCCTGCCGGACCCCCTCGATTCGGTGCTCCCCGAGACCGCCGTGCCCGTCGCGGATCTCCGCGCGTTAGAAGACCGGGACGACGTCGTCCACGTCATCCCGCTGCTCTCCGTCGAAACCGGGTTCGGCGCCGTCTGCGAGCGCTTCGCCATCCAGTTCGAGGACCACGGGTACGTCCTCGAAAATTTCCAGCCCGGCTGGCAGGTCGTCGCGGACGTCGACGGGGGCAACGAAACGGAAGAGAACCTCTTGGCCGACCTCGCGTCGGCGGTGCGCGACTGGCACGCCGAAATCGCGGAGATCTCGGGGGCGATGACGGGCCAGCACTTCGACGAGGAGACCGTCGAGTCGATGCACGTCGAACTGGACGCGGAACTCGAACGGAAGGGCTACGGGCACCTGTAACCCCGCTGGAGTCTTTCTCCTGTCACGATGGCATATTCCAGTCCACGTGAGACGGCCGTCGAATCGATGAGCGCTGGCGAAGTGGAAGCCCTACCCGGCCGGGCGGTTGCTGAGCGGCAAGGAAGCGTGACCCGCCGCGGACGCGGCGGGTTCGGGAAGGGGGGTGGGGAATTCATTCGAGAGCGCGTGCCGAAGGCCGCGCGAGCGATAGCTGTCCCTGGAGTCTTCGTGAGCGAAGCGAACGAAGGCTCAGGAGACGAGCAAAGCGAGTCTCCTGGTGGACTGAAAGGGCGAGGCCGGTCGCGGGGGCTGAGCCGGGCCCTATCCGAGCGACGGAGGAGCGAGGATATCCCGCTCAGGGCGCGCGAGCGCGCCGAGGGCTTTCGACGTGTTTGCAGTGCCACAACTCACGTCGACCGGAATACCCATTATGACCGCGATAATATTATCGCACGCATAATGATCGACAGGGAGGCAGAACGGGAGTGGGCCACCTCACACCTCGAGAGGGACGACCGTCAGCTCCTGGTTCTCTATGGCCGACGCCGCGTCGGGAAGACGACGCTCGTCACGCACGTCCTCGAACAGTCCGACACACAGTCGGTATACTATCTCTGTGATCAGCGAGGCACGGAGCCGAACGCACGCGCGTTCGCCGAGCAGTGTGCGGACGCGCTCGACGACGTCCCACCGGCCGTCGACGGCTTCGTGGACGCGTTCCGGTACCTCGCCAGGCGCGTCGACGGGCCATTCGTCGTCGCACTCGACGAGTTCTCGTATCTCGTGGCGGAAGACGAGAGCGTCCCGTCGGTGTTCCAGACCATCGTCGACGACGTCCTCGACGGGACCGAGATCTCGCTCGTCCTGCTCGGGTCGTCAATTTCGATGATGGAGGAGGGGGTTCTGAGCTACGAGAGTCCGCTCTATGGCCGTCGAACCGGGCAGTGGCGGCTGGAACCGATGACAGCGGGACAGGCGGCGGGGTTCTTTCCGGAATACGACGCCGAAGCACTGGTCCGCACCTATGGCGTCGTCGGCGGGATCCCGGCGTACCTCGCACAGTTCGACGCCGACGCGGACCTGCTGACGAACGTCGAAAGACACGTCCTCTCGAAAGGGGCATTCCTCTACGAGGAACCGGAATTTCTGCTTCGCCAGGAACTCAGGGAACCCGCGACGTACATGGCTATCCTCGAAGCGATCGCGGGCGGCGCGAGTCGAGTCACCGAAATCGCGAACGAAATCGGGAAGGACGCGAGTGGGCTGTCCAGATACCTCGCAAACCTCGACGGACTCGCACTCGTCGAGCGAGAGACGCCGGTTACGGACCCCGACGGTCGGGGGATGTATCGACTGAGCGATCACTTTCTCCGGTTCTGGTTTCGCTACGTCCTGCCGAACCGAGCCACGCTCGAACAGGGACACACGACACCGGTCCGCAGAGCGGTCGAGGAGACCTTTCCCACGCACGTTAGCTGGACGTTCGAAGACGTCTGCCGACAGGCGGTTCGAACGCCGGCGTTTCCGGTGCGGTGTTCGCGGGTCGGCCGCTGGTGGTACAATGAGATGGAGGTCGACGTGGCGGGCGTGAACGAACGGGACGAGACGCTGCTGCTCGGCGAGTGCAAGTGGACCGCAGACGCTGTGGGCCGCGGGCTGCTCGCCGACCTGGAGGCGACAGAACCGAACGTCCGCTGGCACGGAAGCGAACGTTCGGTCAGCTACGCGCTCTTCTCCAAGTCTGGATTTACCCCGGACTTACGGGACGTGGCGGCAGAACGCGACGACGTCCACCTGCTTTCGGTCCAGGATCTGATGGAGCTCTTCTGACGGGCGAGTCGATGGCGGTGACCCGCCGACAGTCGAACTGCGAGGAACCGAGTCGCAGCCGAAGCCCGTCGACTCCGCGACGAATTCTCGTGAGCCCGATCGGGAACGAAAGCGATGAGCGCCCACGACCTTCTATCTGTCCGGCCCAATCGGATCGCGACGTCATCGAGGACCTCGAACGAAGCCGAATGCATCTTCGCGAGTTTCGTTACGCTCAGGTTTCGGATAGCCAGACTGCACTGGCAAAACGCTTGTATACATCGCACACAAAGCATACGCCATGGGAACGATCTCCGCCCGGGTGCCCGATGAACTCGAATCTGATCTCGAGGAGTACCTCGAAGACGAGCACCTCGACAGGAGTACGGCCGTCCGGAAGCTCCTCACGGAAGGGCTCGAAGAGTGGCGTCGCGAACGAGCGCTCGAACGGCTCGCCGACGGTCGCATCACGTTTAGCAGGGCGGCAGAGGTCGCCGACATGTCGGTCTGGGACTTCGCCCGGTTGGCGAAGGAACGCGACATCACGTGGGTGTCGGGCGACCACGTCGGCGACGACCTCGAGGACCTGTGAATGTGGGTCTTCGACGCGACGCCGCTCATCTACCTCGCGAAAGTGAATCGGCTCGACGTTGTTGAGTTCCTTGACGACCCCCGTCTCGTTCCAGAACCTGTGTACGGCGAAGTCGTCGACGCCGGTCTCGAAGCGGGATATCCCGGCGCGCGTCGGATCGAACGACAGGTCGACGACGGCGTCTTCGAAGTTGCCGCTGTTCCCGAGACGAGTCTCGCAACACGACTCGAAGACAACGACAGCCTCAGCGAAGCAGACGTCGCCGTGCTCGTCTGTGCAGCCGAACGGGACGCCGTCGCAGTGATGGACGAAGCCTACGGTCGCGACGTCGCGGCGACCGAGGGGATCGACACGCGAGGAACTGCCTACCTCGTCTTGTCTGCGGTATCCGATGGGACGATCAGCGTTCAGGAAGGCCGGGATATCATCGACAAGATGATAGACGCTGGCTGGTTCTGTGCGCCCGACGTATACACCCGCATCGTCGGCAAGCTCGACTCGTTCGAGAAGTGAGCGGTTACCAATCTCGCGAATCAATAGCGGGTGCGAGTGAGAAGTACGGCCGAACAGTAGACCGTTCCGCAACGGTTAAAACTCGGCCTGCCATTTCTCTATTTGCTACCACACGGGCCGGTGGGGTAGCTTGGTATCCTTCGGCCTTCGGGTGGCCGTAACCGCAGTTCGAATCTGCGCCGGCCCACTTCTCTCGCAACGCAATACGAGGAGCGTCAGCGACGAGTATCCGTTGGTGGAAGTGGGCACGCAGATTCGAGCAAGGAAGTCACAGCCCGCGCAGCGAAGCGAGCAGGAATGTCTTCCCGTGTTCGAATCTGCGCCGGCCCATTTCCTGTCGCAATCAAGCCCACGAGCTACAGGTCACTCCATCGGGCCCATTTCGAGCAAGAGATTGCATGCACGAAAGCCTGGTAGCATGCATTACCCTCTGCAAATCTCGCATCTCCACCGATAACCGTCTCGTCGCAACAGCCCCACCGACCATCACAACCCAAAATCGATGTCAGCCTTTTAGAAGCCGGTAGAAGCGCCCATATTCAATGTCCTTCCGGTATCGTAGATTCACATTCGGCCAAAACGTCCGCAAGTGGCCTTCGTATAACATACGAAACGGAACTAGGAACTAGCCGAACGAACCGATAAACCACAGCCACACGTGCTAATTCGGGTATAGAGGCGATTTCACAGCTGATCTCATTCAGTCCGTGACCGGACGACATCGAAATCTTACCGGCTAAAATCTTCACAATCGGTTCCCGTCTGCCGGTTTCAATACGTATCGAATCCCCGTTCTCGATGCCCACGTCGCTCGTACGCGAGTATACTTCCAGGTTGGTCCGAGAACGCGGTGAATCGAAATCGGGTCGTACGGGCAGTTTCTTGGCCTAAAACGAGGGACTGGACAATCCTGGTAATAGGTCCTATTCCTGTCGCCATCGTAGACAGCTATGTCCAGTCTGTGATCCTCAGTACGGCCGCCGAGTCAATTTCCTAGATCCGATATCAGCCGGGTCGGCACCGCTTCTAGCGGACGTTCGAGCAGTTCGTGAACGGCAAACGAGCGCCGCAGGCCGCCCGATAGGCGGGCTCGGTCGCGCTCGGCCACTGACACCGAGTATGAAAACTGGCGGTGCGACTAAACGCGGTGAGAGAACAGCACCGATGCCCACGGAAGTGGCAGAATGAACGATCGGTTTGAGGTACAAAATCGCCGGAAGGTAACCGATTGTGAATATCGGCGCTCCTAAAAACGTCTACATTCCGAAGCGAACCACCGGCAAAGAGAACAGCATCCACGAATCAACCACGAGGTCTCCCCGGACTACGCTCAGTGCCGCATCGCAACGACCAGCGCTAACCCGGCGACGATCAGCATCGCGAATACAGCCATCGACAGCCACTGCACGTCCAGCGAGGCTACACCGGCATCATTTGCTCTCCTTCAGAAATAGCGGTTATATAGTCTCTAATTTTCATAACTTTAATTTCTACTTGGCTCGAAAGATACTCCGGAAGCCAGAGCCGGCCCGCTCGAATCGCGGACGTGGCGCGCGACGGTTACCGTACACCGACGGGGGAGCACTACGCGCGACGGCCAGTTGTCGGCGTTCGAACGGCTCTTTAGCGTCACGTGACGTCTGGTCATCACCCGTGGCACCGCCCACCGCGACGACGCCGACAGCGGTTCAGGACGTGCGCCGTCGTCGATCGCGGCCACGCCGTCGAGACCGGGCCGCGCGAAGAAGGCGAACCGGACACCACGATGGAACTCACCGCGCCACTCCGTGGAACGCTGTTGCTCGCAGTCGTCGTCCTGGTGGGGGGACCACCGACGGCGGAGCTGGTGGTGTACCCGCTGGCCGACGCGGAAGACGTCAGGGCGACCGTCGTCGACCGTATGGTTCTGCTGCTCGTCGGCGTCCCGGCGCTGACCGCGTTCGCCGCTGCCACCGCACTGTTGCTCGCGACGAGCACCGGCGGGCTCCCGCTCTCGGTTACCGGGGGACGTGCGCTCCTGGCGACCGAGTGGGGGCCGGTCTGGGTCGCCCAGACGGCGGTCACCCTGGGGCTCGGGCTGGTCGCGGTCGTCGGCATCCTGGGCCTCGTCGTGGTGCCGCGTCGATGGTGGCTCAGGGGTGCCACCGCCGGCGGCGTCCTCGTCCTGCTGGCCGTCTGTGTATCGGGGTACTCGACCGTCGTTCCCGACGCCCGCGTCGCGATCGCGCTCAAGTTCGGGCACATGGCCGGTGCGGCGGTCTGGACCGGTGGCCTCGTCGCGCTCACGACGGTCTGTCCGCCGGTGCTCCGGGCGGTCGACGAGGACGCGAGACGTCGGGCGGTGGCGCGAGCGATCCGGTCGTTCTCGCCCATCGCCGTCGGCGGCGTCACGCTGGCCAGCGTCGCCGGCCTGCTCATCGCCGTCTGGCACCTCCCGGGGCCGACGACGGTGCGGACCTCCGCCTACGGCGTCGTCCTCGCGGTGAAGGTGGCGTTCGCGCTCGCCGCCGCGGGCCTCGGCGGGGTCAACCGCTTGCTCCTGTTGTCCCGACTCCAGCCCGCGGCCTGTCGCCGTCGGACGGCCGGCCGTCGACTGCTCTCCCGCCTCCCGCACGGCGGCGCCGCGAACGCCACCGGCCGGGGCGCGACGCAGTCGTTCGTCTGGGC contains the following coding sequences:
- a CDS encoding DegT/DnrJ/EryC1/StrS family aminotransferase; the protein is MTSEKAIDAIRPLVEEHFERKDDDFVPGESTIQLSRPTFGPDEVTEAVESLLSTFVTMGEKVDQFEEKWSDYVDTRYSHMVNSGSSANLLALKALQGDVIEPGDEVIVPAVAWSTSLFPIVDIGAAPVLVDIDPETYTIDPEAFENAISDRTEAVVLVHLLGNPCDLDSIVDICDAHDITIVEDCCEAHGARYDGQDVGTFGDVGTYSFFFSHHISTIEGGMVITDDETISERVRMARAHGWIRELDDTEDVTEAHPDIDPRFLFASHGYNLRPTEIQGAFGIHQVDKLDQFVKQRRQNAAEITSRLSEYDDVFRFFEEDERAYCSWFAYPFQVRESAPFSRDDFQRYLEENNIETRPILAGNLARQPILEEIDHRVSGALSGAQQIHDTGLFIGNHHRLDDEMIDYIVSIVEEYVESQT
- a CDS encoding GDP-L-fucose synthase family protein, giving the protein MDLQGKRIVVTGGAGFLGSHVVEELESRGYSHITVPRSDQYDLRDPDDIQSLFDDESPDVVIHLAGTVGGIGVMDEKPGEIFYDNAIMGIELLEAARRADVEKFVSIGSVCAYPKHTSVPFDEESLWDGYPEETHAPYGIAKKLPLVQSQAYRQQYGFDGIYLLPVNLYGPRDDFDPETSHVIPSIIRKVDEAMRRGNDTITAWGTGEPTREFLYVEDAAEAIVEATISYDEPLPMNLGSSEEISIRELVNMIIDTMGFDGEIVWDRSKPDGQPRRCLDVSRAREHLNWEAATEFDDGLSETIEWYRDNRIDLIE
- the gmd gene encoding GDP-mannose 4,6-dehydratase, giving the protein MSKRALITGVTGQDGSYLAEILLDKGYEVHGTIRRGSTFNTQRIDHIFQDPHDDQIPFHTHYGEMTDASNISRLIEDIEPDEIYNLAAQSNVAVSFDQPQYTTDTNALGTLRVLDAIRESRIDTRFYHASTSELYGGQTSEPLNEQSPFRPRSPYACSKLYAHWITINYRQSYGLHASNGICFNHESPRRGKRFVTRKITRAVAKINAGYQDKLYLGNLDAKRDWGYAPEYVEGMWQIVNQDDPDDYVLATGETNTVREFATKAFEVIGIDITWEGDGVDERGIDSSTGEKLVEVDPRYFRPNEVDTLIGDPTRAETELGWKAETSLDGLVERMVQNDVDKVETEGEVGLDYL
- a CDS encoding ArnT family glycosyltransferase encodes the protein MRDRLTMDVKGFNERHFDLVILLALLYLIVYSLYPTYLAFETTLEHVLIILFVLLHLSGFYAFARYYDLKPVAFRIPSPLEPNRWLTLAALGYLLLQAVAMPRVIPTGGDVASHATINFIFHRHINNAGLFGTPAVVKVAAVLLILLALLYCISTVDQVNPALLLGGVFVVGLLALRYDMTTGEQMRASMPDYFISNVVRFPPFAALIYIFSTALFGYSEPVILGIQSVFFILSSIVLYNLARQYRGETVALGAAVVFLFSPISIFYGHLTYIEPAMTFFMLLSTYYLFQYVQSKEVSELVLASILLSAAFLFKRPAIVATPLLLLSVVYLNRHNWTITIRDLTGVYLGTAPMIPWLYVSNKYVWRSYDFTPGNWLSESAFTYLFALPGQVTVFVSALFLVGLPVAVYSERDAFTAYSIGIIGIFYVFFTSDAWLGVHRFVLPYLPFVIVIAVSAISVVKRSVGTQQLNYAVGGLVILVILSQLAIPPAISGSMYTVSDQSDTPRDVIAEYRYDLAFQYVDSTVAEDQVVISLHQACCPPHRFYLRKSGMGRSILAITPDSKVESEADLADVIVKREADVVLIPVYGNTIISEQALDSVNQYGYVDNVTSVGNGRGTIRIIHVNKTVAASTTSPQY
- a CDS encoding glycosyltransferase family 2 protein, which encodes MDVSIVILTLNEYEGVKEILPRIQDEWANEILFVDGGSTDGTVEFARESGYQVVQQSKPGRGNAFREGLAKTSGDIIVFFSPDGNEVPEDIPKLVDRVKDGYDMAIASRFASGAETDDATPLHWFGNRLFTVTINSLFGGSLMDAVNGFRAIRRDCMESIDTDADHFDIEVQMTMRALNDGYSICEIPTHEPERIGGEPELSTFIDGMRLMRTILREYHTTKLR